The Synergistaceae bacterium genome window below encodes:
- a CDS encoding LemA family protein yields the protein MKIGLILLAIVAVIGIWLMAVYNGLVKLRNFMQEGWSGIDVQLKRRFDLIPNLVETVKGYATHEQQTLQNVIKARSEVTIAGNDPEARLKAENTLSGTLRSLFAVAEGYPDLKANQNFLSLQEQLSEIEDALQMARRYYNGTVRNLNTAVQRFPAVLIARRLGFKEAPFFEAEEDSKQAPKVSF from the coding sequence ATGAAAATAGGATTGATTTTATTGGCTATAGTAGCTGTTATAGGCATTTGGCTTATGGCTGTTTATAACGGTCTCGTAAAACTAAGGAATTTTATGCAAGAGGGATGGAGTGGAATTGATGTTCAACTTAAACGTCGCTTTGACCTTATCCCAAATCTAGTAGAAACAGTCAAGGGGTATGCCACACATGAACAACAAACCTTACAAAACGTCATAAAAGCCCGTTCTGAAGTAACAATTGCGGGGAATGACCCTGAGGCACGACTTAAAGCGGAAAATACTTTAAGTGGAACATTACGCTCTCTTTTCGCTGTTGCTGAAGGATATCCTGACCTCAAAGCAAACCAGAATTTTCTTAGCCTACAAGAGCAATTATCAGAAATAGAAGATGCTCTTCAAATGGCAAGGCGCTATTACAATGGAACCGTTCGCAATTTAAATACCGCTGTACAGAGATTCCCTGCTGTTCTAATAGCACGTCGCCTGGGATTCAAAGAAGCACCATTTTTTGAAGCAGAGGAAGACAGCAAACAAGCACCGAAAGTCTCCTTTTAA